From a single Brassica rapa cultivar Chiifu-401-42 chromosome A01, CAAS_Brap_v3.01, whole genome shotgun sequence genomic region:
- the LOC103842451 gene encoding uncharacterized protein LOC103842451 — protein MSKEIAIRTGESSPPLLFRQVSPGPSDSTLQFRLLHFWNARKNVKGGPEILLGVEMLMIDGEGTVAQGFIGLNRRNQYEKELKRGMIYTLTNYYASNSKVMYHVADQRLVICISHNSELRKMEEDNEAILTERFRLHAFADFEANCDLRGDLHDVVGHLKLVDGHPLHQRPVLCSKDDSASRKVTVHLQLKDGPVINVYLWDEAAENFRVKFDASAETPTVLLVTTVNPKRLGGKLCLSSMSSSRVFFDEEVDPTKEYLAWLTTNPGATSSVNPVEVVKAETLTISEIAAFIKREPAKVAYFDCIATIDDVKHGTEWYYIACKDCQTKLNRGPTTLLCPKCGNENATAVANYRVEMSVYDNEEQCTFIILGDAGKELTGRKATELIDTYAAENGGDGAELEVPLPQCFIDAIGQTKKFRIKVSPYNFTSTRLSLTATKIVSPAVLPPKNPPLNTAAGTEVEISDVATSSGGGTSAIDDEKNAKRTKRSG, from the exons ATGTCGAAAGAGATCGCTATCCGCACCGGCGAATCTTCCCCTCCTCTCCTCTTCCGACAAGTTTCTCCCGGACCCAGCGATTCCACCCTGCAGTTTCGGCTTCTCCATTTCTGGAATGCTCGCAAGAACGTCAAAGGAGGACCAGAGATCCTTCTTGGGGTCGAGATGCTGATGATCGATGGggag GGTACTGTGGCTCAGGGGTTCATCGGTCTGAACCGTCGCAACCAATACGAGAAAGAGCTCAAGCGTGGGATGATCTACACACTGACCAACTACTATGCATCGAACAGCAAGGTGATGTACCATGTTGCTGACCAGAGGCTGGTAATTTGCATCTCACACAACTCTGAGCTGAGGAAGATGGAGGAAGACAATGAAGCCATTTTGACAGAGCGCTTCAGACTCCACGCCTTTGCAGATTTTGAAGCCAACTGTGATCTCAGAGGAGATCTTCACG ATGTTGTCGGCCACCTTAAGCTGGTTGATGGGCATCCTCTTCATCAGCGGCCGGTTTTGTGCAGCAAGGATGACTCAGCTTCTCGGAAAGTGACGGTTCATTTGCAACTTAAAGA TGGTCCAGTGATTAACGTGTACCTATGGGACGAGGCTGCGGAGAATTTCCGCGTCAAATTTGACGCAAGTGCAGAAACTCCAACGGTTCTGTTGGTTACAACTGTCAATCCGAAGAGACTCGGTG GGAAATTATGCCTAAGCTCAATGTCTTCATCAAGAGTGTTTTTTGATGAAGAGGTTGACCCCACCAAGGAATACTTGGCCTG GTTGACCACAAACCCTGGTGCAACTTCTTCAGTCAATCCTGTTGAGGTGGTTAAAGCTGAAACACTCACAATAAGTGAGATTGCTGCCTTCATCAAGCGTGAGCCTGCTAAG GTTGCCTACTTTGACTGCATTGCCACAATTGATGATGTCAAGCATGGCACTGAGTGGTATTACATTGCTTGCAAAGATTGCCAGACGAAGCTAAACCGCGGGCCGACGACACTGCTCTGTCCAAAATGCGGCAATGAAAATGCAACTGCAGTAGCCAA CTACCGGGTGGAGATGTCTGTCTACGATAATGAGGAGCAGTGCACGTTCATCATTCTCGGAGATGCTGGGAAAGAGCTCACTGGCAGAAAAGCAACAGAGCTGATCGACACCTATGCTGCG GAAAATGGGGGAGATGGGGCTGAGCTTGAGGTTCCACTGCCACAGTGTTTTATCGATGCAATAGGACAGACTAAGAAATTCAGGATCAAGGTGTCGCCCTACAATTTCACATCCACACGCCTATCCTTGACTGCAACCAAAATTGTCTCACCAGCAGTTTTGCCCCCAAAGAACCCTCCACTCAACACAGCAGCAGGAACTGAAGTGGAAATCTCAGATGTAGCTACAAGCAGTGGTGGTGGTACTTCAGCCATTGACGATGAGAAGAATGCAAAGCGTACCAAGCGTAGTGGCTAG
- the LOC117128974 gene encoding ATP-dependent DNA helicase PIF1-like has protein sequence MMHGPCGLDRPRSPCMENHVCAKKFPRPFTESTSIDKSGYIIYRRRKNENANVLKDGILLDNASVIPYNIEILKKYAAHINVEWCNRTSAIKYLFKYITKGVDRATVLVEKGPDPPTSENGSDPQTSEKGKEKVKKARNEIKEYQDCRYLSACESMWRTFAYSIHKRQPSVMKLVVHLEGEHNITIKDTDNLGRVIQKPGIEKTMFTEWMVLCRTSAFARTLTYVQIPEFFTWNNSSKVWSERKRGTSIGRVVTVHPASGDRYYLRILINKVKGPRSYKELRTFNGVTYPDFKSTCCARGLLANDAEWHESMAELNTWGTPSQLREMFVTLLIYCHVANPKELWDKCWKTLSEDILYKKRKEFKHPQLEIDDAKLEQYTLLELEKALRNQEHTLTDFPGMPTPDPLLLKELGNTLWQQELQYNLAEEKSRHDTQYTLLNREQLDVYQAIIESTQEDYGKLFFVYGAGGTGKTFLYQTIISRLRSEKKIVLPVASSGIAALLLPGGRTAHSRFNIPIDLKATSTCHITPGTMLAELIEKAALIIWDEAPMTHRHAFEALDKSLRDILSLHDPKAKTLPFGGKTVLLGGDFRQILPVIPQGTRAEIVSASISHSYLWESCHKFTLQKNMRLSEDEKEFSNYVLRVGDGNPLPTEVNEFDEDEEDQLISIDRTLVEEVSSDPHKQILEATYGRTDQWKGTKQDYTERAILTPRNETVDEINEYMISEADGVSKEYLSSDSFGIIDTDSANNETLYPVEYLNSLSFPGLPAHKLTLKVGAPFMLLRNLNQKKGLCNGTRLIVTYLGERVIRGEIVTGSHIGHKVDLPRIILSESVTKHPFTLERRQFPIRLCYAMTINKSQGQSLKGVVLYLPKPVFTHGQLYVGLSRVTTKSGLKIIQGKDQKIGRVKNTVYKEIYNGLPGNQILFATQFTTSSINTHLISLSTPESISDDHPEQASRNLQQLSIP, from the coding sequence ATGATGCATGGGCCATGTGGACTCGATAGACCTCGATCACCATGTATGGAGAATCATGTATGTGCGAAGAAATTTCCCCGCCCATTTACTGAGTCTACATCAATTGATAAGTCTGGGTACATAATATATCGTCGCCGGAAGAACGAAAATGCGAATGTTTTAAAGGATGGAATTCTTCTAGACAATGCTTCTGTCATCCCTTATAACATAGAAATCCTGAAGAAGTATGCAGCTCATATAAACGTGGAATGGTGCAATCGGACATCCGCTATCAAATACCTTTTCAAATACATCACAAAAGGAGTTGACAGGGCGACAGTTCTGGTTGAGAAAGGCCCCGACCCACCTACATCCGAGAATGGAAGCGACCCCCAGACATCCGAGAAAGGCAAGGAAAAGGTCAAGAAAGCAAGGAATGAGATAAAAGAGTATCAGGACTGTCGATACTTATCCGCTTGCGAATCCATGTGGAGGACTTTCGCTTATTCTATACATAAACGCCAACCATCCGTCATGAAGTTGGTTGTCCATCTGGAAGGTGAACATAATATCACTATCAAAGATACGGATAACCTAGGAAGAGTTATACAGAAGCCAGGCATCGAAAAGACTATGTTCACCGAGTGGATGGTTCTATGCAGAACATCCGCGTTCGCCCGTACCTTAACGTATGTCCAGATTCCTGAGTTCTTCACATGGAACAATAGCTCAAAAGTCTGGTCAGAGCGAAAGAGAGGAACTTCAATTGGTCGGGTTGTTACTGTACATCCCGCTTCAGGGGATCGATACTATTTGAGGATACTGATAAATAAAGTGAAGGGCCCTAGAAGTTACAAAGAGCTTAGAACCTTCAACGGTGTCACATATCCCGATTTCAAAAGCACCTGCTGCGCACGAGGTCTTCTCGCTAACGATGCTGAATGGCACGAAAGTATGGCTGAACTCAACACATGGGGCACACCTTCTCAGCTAAGAGAAATGTTTGTCACGTTACTTATCTACTGTCATGTTGCTAACCCTAAGGAATTGTGGGATAAGTGCTGGAAAACTCTGAGTGAGGACATCCTTTACAAGAAACGTAAGGAATTCAAACACCCACAGCTAGAAATAGATGATGCTAAGCTCGAGCAGTATACATTACTTGAACTCGAGAAGGCTTTGCGGAACCAAGAACACACCCTTACTGATTTTCCAGGAATGCCTACTCCTGATCCTCTCCTACTTAAAGAGCTAGGTAATACTTTGTGGCAGCAAGAGCTACAGTATAATCTCGCCGAGGAGAAGAGTAGACATGACACCCAATACACGTTGCTCAACCGTGAACAATTGGACGTCTATCAGGCTATTATCGAGTCGACTCAAGAAGACTACGGGAAGCTATTTTTTGTCTACGGGGCTGGGGGCACAGGCAAAACATTTTTATACCAGACAATCATTTCGAGACTACGGTCAGAGAAAAAGATAGTCCTTCCTGTTGCTTCATCTGGAATAGCAGCCCTACTACTACCAGGCGGCAGGACTGCCCACTCCCGTTTCAATATCCCAATCGATCTAAAGGCCACATCCACCTGCCACATTACACCTGGAACTATGCTCGCAGAGTTAATAGAAAAGGCAGCTCTAATCATATGGGATGAGGCACCTATGACACACAGGCATGCTTTCGAAGCCCTCGATAAGTCCTTAAGAGACATTCTTTCTTTACATGATCCCAAAGCCAAAACTCTCCCATTCGGCGGAAAAACTGTTCTTCTAGGAGGTGATTTTAGACAGATCTTACCAGTCATCCCACAAGGCACCAGAGCTGAAATTGTCTCTGCCTCCATAAGTCATTCATATTTATGGGAATCATGCCACAAATTCACCCTCCAGAAGAATATGCGCCTCAGCGAAGATGAGAAAGAATTCTCCAACTACGTCCTAAGAGTTGGCGACGGGAACCCCCTACCTACTGAGGTCAATGAatttgatgaagatgaagaagatcagCTCATTTCTATTGACCGAACGTTGGTCGAGGAGGTCAGCTCAGATCCTCACAAACAAATTCTAGAAGCTACTTACGGGCGAACTGATCAGTGGAAAGGAACCAAACAAGACTATACAGAAAGGGCTATCCTCACACCAAGGAACGAAACGGTGGATGAGATCAATGAATACATGATATCTGAAGCTGACGGTGTTTCAAAGGAATATCTCAGTTCCGATAGCTTCGGTATAATCGACACCGACTCTGCGAACAACGAGACATTGTACCCAGTAGAGTATTTAAACTCACTGAGCTTTCCAGGCCTGCCTGCACATAAGCTTACATTGAAAGTGGGTGCCCCTTTCATGCTCCTAAGGAATTTAAATCAGAAGAAGGGGTTATGCAACGGAACACGTCTGATTGTCACTTACCTAGGTGAGCGTGTTATTAGAGGTGAAATAGTTACAGGCTCCCATATTGGACATAAAGTGGACCTTCCAAGAATCATACTATCGGAATCAGTAACTAAACATCCGTTCACTCTAGAAAGGCGGCAATTTCCGATCAGGCTATGTTACGCAATGACAATTAACAAAAGTCAGGGTCAGAGTTTGAAAGGTGTCGTGCTGTATTTGCCCAAGCCCGTTTTCACCCATGGGCAACTCTATGTTGGTCTTTCCCGAGTTACTACCAAGTCAGGCCTCAAAATTATACAAGGAAAGGATCAAAAGATAGGAAGGGTCAAAAACACTGTCTACAAAGAAATATACAACGGTTTACCAGgtaatcaaatattatttgCAACCCAGTTCACAACATCATCCATAAATACTCACCTCATTTCTCTCTCTACTCCAGAGTCAATATCCGATGATCACCCAGAGCAGGCTTCCCGGAATCTTCAACAACTTTCTATACCATAA
- the LOC103842476 gene encoding DNA-directed RNA polymerase I subunit rpa49 — protein MADKHQNDFMDEGDDFKTPQPLEKKKKKKKKKTTAIETESPRSIDITVKQISEKSDRIPPIVAYFSSGYDPSAQSREPPKVAVYQTASRKRTRVVVSPQGSNVEFVGSSHNGEQIARQTCVSVLGVLDKETQTLRILPIAHQKVLRLDTRVKGNEAGDSEAAEEDGEEEKADPSLHTFWTKRAILDDKKRKARILRDDPEAQKALEGKLDKVEVNTSALENTSAVVARNIPPHNASATNPREAYPIEQIIENGEWSSLQDVYWLLQEEAGAATDGYPAFVRNRLYRLRDNKDENEKETAAGILTFITHLIKFKDVNSMVGLESARSHRFPPTIREKCNRLFKDSETSRLPDDKINLLISYVLVLTLHVDKFKTDFEDIAKDLRMSSVDLRKHFENLGCKFAVENSIRVATLPVPLKFPQIMRRRTKRR, from the exons atGGCGGACAAGCACCAAAACGACTTCATGGACGAAGGAGACGATTTCAAAACCCCGCAACCTctcgagaagaagaagaaaaagaagaagaagaagacaacagCAATCGAAACAGAGAGCCCAAGATCAATAGACATCACCGTGAAACAAATCTCCGAGAAGTCCGATAGAATCCCTCCGATCGTGGCCTACTTCTCCTCGGGATACGATCCTTCAGCACAATCCAGAGAACCCCCGAAGGTCGCGGTTTACCAGACCGCGTCGAGGAAGAGGACCAGGGTCGTGGTGAGCCCGCAGGGGTCGAACGTGGAGTTCGTGGGTTCGAGTCACAACGGAGAGCAAATCGCGAGGCAGACTTGTGTCAGTGTGTTGGGTGTTTTGGATAAAGAGACTCAGACGCTGAGGATTCTTCCCATTGCTCACCAGAAG GTGTTGAGATTAGATACACGAGTTAAAGGTAATGAAGCAGGTGATTCAGAAGCTGCAGAGGaggatggtgaagaagaaaaagCTGACCCTAGCCTCCACACTTTCTGGACCAAGAGAGCTATTTTAGAT GATAAGAAGAGGAAAGCTAGGATTCTAAGAGATGATCCCGAGGCACAGAAGGCACTTGAAGGTAAGCTTGACAAAGTGGAGGTTAACACTAGTGCTCTGGAGAACACTAGCGCCGTTGTTGCACGCAACATTCCTCCTCACAATGCCTCTGCGACGAATCCGAGAGAAGCTTATCCTATAGAACAGATTATCGAAAATGGAGAGTGGTCCTCCCTTCAGGATGTTTACTGGCTTCTCCAAGAAGAAGCTGGAGCAGCTACCGACGGTTACCCTGCTTTTGTCCGTAACCGGTTGTACAGGTTGCGTGATAACAAG GATGAGAATGAGAAGGAGACGGCTGCTGGTATCTTAACGTTCATCACACATCTGATAAAGTTCAAGGACGTAAACTCTATGGTTGGTTTAGAATCGGCTAGGAGCCACAGATTCCCGCCAACCATCCGTGAGAAATGTAATAGATTGTTCAAGGATTCTGAAACATCCAGGTTACCTGATGACAAGATCAACCTTCTGATAAGTTACGTTCTTGTGCTCACCCTTCACGTGGACAAGTTCAAGACCGACTTCGAAGACATAGCTAAGGATCTGAGGATGAGCTCAGTTGATCTGAGGAAGCATTTTGAGAACCTTGGGTGCAAGTTCGCTGTTGAGAACTCAATTCGTGTTGCGACGTTACCGGTTCCTCTCAAGTTCCCGCAGATAATGCGGAGGAGGACGAAGAGACGATAG